Part of the Drosophila pseudoobscura strain MV-25-SWS-2005 chromosome 2, UCI_Dpse_MV25, whole genome shotgun sequence genome, ACGATTATCGTGCATTTTAAAATTCTTACGAGTTTCTggagttgttgctgctgatgctctgccttctgccttctttACCTTTTATACCCGTGTTGCCCTTTTctctgcgctgcgctgcgctgcgctgctcttTGTTGGGCCAGATTGGAATCACGCATGGGAACCAAGCGCCTTGGCTTTTGTCTTGTCTGCGgacggcaaaaaaaaaaaaaataatataaaaaaaaacgtaaaaaggAACGATATTGTGTATGAAAAAACTGCAGCATTCTCATCAACAAATTAGGAGGCGGATATATAATAAACCACGGAGAGGCGGGGGGGCACTGGGGCTGGCTTTAAACACAGTTTTATTAATCTTTCATTTTAAATagtaatttgtatttatcaATTTGTTAATTGCATAGTTTACATAGTAGTTACTCTCCTCAGCAAATGCCCAAATGGGTGTCATTCGATTATTGCCCATGTACACATAGTAGGATCGCAGATGTTGTATATAGATTTGAGGCAgatgcttttgttttcttggaaATACATAACTAAATTGCTACACAAGAATTGTCTTGATAATAATTTGATAACGCTATCATATAATATGTTTATGTATAATACcaattatgtatatatatttgttgtaATTATATTCTCTGTGGGCATAACTAGtaataattgaatttgttttgtGGGTTTTGCTTTGTCTACACTCTGTGGAAGGGTATTGGTAGTCGGAGTCTCTattgtttgtttctttgtcATTCATTCGTCAAACACTAACACATATCCTACGCAAATTGATTGATCCCGCTGTATGCGAGTATATCTATATTTTAGTTAATAATTTTTGCAATAACATACAACATTTGCAAACAAAGCGAAAGAGTCACGCTACAGGAAAAAGTcagtaaaatatatttttgtcgaaacctATTGGGGGGCGATAAACAAAGTTTTGTCGGTCTTAAGATTTTATAATGTCTCAAGAATGCACTTTAAAGCGCGTGTGATAAAAGTTAAATGCTTTTGGCCCCACTTCCGTCAATAAGTCCCCGATAAGGGTACAACTACGTCAAGAGCGAACCAATGTCATTCCAAAAGAATGGTGCCCAATATCAGACAAGGAAATGAGTATTGCTCGTAGTATTATggaatataaataataattacaaaCTAAAGACCGACAGATTCGGCAAGAGCGAAACTCAAACGAAACTAAAGCGAGCCTTAGCCAAGACACGAACCGCAAAAGAGGAATAATATCTATAGGgatatttttttgtacataggtatatatgtaaatatactATAGTATTTGTTAGTTTACCTATAGCCTATGACCTGTAGAGCTGCTTGAGGGGTTTGGTCTCAAATCCTAGTTCAGCATTTAGTTCTAGTAAAAGTTCTGCAAGTTCTCTCTGTTTAGTTCTCTGTAGATCTTGACACACATTTGCAGTCtgtatatagaaaaaaaaaccaatttccTTTACACTTGTATTTGTGTCCCTTactttgttgcttctgtattgtgtgtgtgtgggtgtgtctgcaaaattgcaaaattccATTCGGttagtatttttgttgtagacTTATTCAAAATTCCAGACAGTACTCTCGGTTGCATATTGCTCGGTCTCTGCGATTTCGTCATTAAAATTCATGTTCGGTGTCCAAAATTGTATTCTTTGTTTGCTAATTGCATTGATTAACTAATCAGTAATCAGGCTAAACCCTTAGTTTTCAGTTGTCTACAATTTGTTAAGTTGTTAATTTATTAACTAGATGAAACAGTTGGtagcaaatatttattactTATTGTTCTAATTTTAGTGAATTGcctttgtattttgttgctttctgGTGATCCATATTCCTTCTTAGATTGTGTTTCCGTCATCGTAATCTAACCCTAAACGCTATCTAATATTACAATTTGATATTTTAGACATTTatcgttttctgttttctgtttctacGTTTTTGTCAATGTGTgttcctcatcctcatcctcatacGATTACTCTCTCCTCTTCGCCTCTTCTGTTTTCTaaatggagctggagctttCAAACATTATCTCTTTTTTGCTGAAGTTTAAGTTCTTTTACAATATGCTTTGTTTTATTGCTGTTTTGCTGTCGCGAGTATGCGAGCattacatataaatattttgctttgtttttggttttttcgttcattttttttttgttttttcatatttttctggATCACATATTCAAGTAGTTTCAAAATCACATAAAAATCACTCTTGCAGTAGCGTATACAAAATACATGCTTCgtctataaatatatagatgTGTGTGTATTGGTACACACTATATATATTGTGTGTTCCCGATTCCTGGTTTGATTCTTCTCAGTTGAGATATCGTATCGCGTGAAAAATGGATTGATTGACATGTTCAAATATTGCCTTGCATTTGCATTGGTTGCTTTTTCGATTCGAGGATAGAACGAACGTCCCTTAGTCGTTTCGTTTGATATACCAGAGTATTCGTGTGTAAAGGTTACATAAACTATGATAGCAAAAGTGTTCAAACAGTGTCGGAATCGATGTGAGTCAGTGATATTCTCAGAGAGAGATTGAGAGGTATGGTATACGCACTGGTAATTGCGACTCAACAGCTCCATTATAAAACCAATTTCTCCATTCATATTTCTCCACCTGTGGTCTGTGTACGCTTATATCATAAACTATTAAAGCATTTACATTTAacacacatttatttattgttttgttataataatttgtatttcaaaatgtttgcttttggcctTCTCCCTACAAAAACACagtacaaacacacacagagataaaAGCCTTTGCGCTGCGCTGCCTTTTCTAGTTAgcttttttaataatatttaatatacatacatatatttgctTTTCGTGTATATAGGGTTCGTATATATTCTTGTATATCGTCGtagttttgcttttgcttttgtttttccataaATGCCTTTGCAGCTGCGATTCCAATTCATTCACAAGACAGTTTCACTTTCTTTTCGccgtttccgtttcgtttcgattcgattaCATATGTAGTTCTTTCAAACTAACTAACAATACATTACATTTGCTCATTCAACTTTGTCGTATGCGACCAGTAAATTGCTCTTGATAACTACAATATTGctgcacaaaaaaatacaatggTTATTGAAGACGGTTTGTTTTTTCATTAACTCTGGTTAACATTTTCTCTTTAAACTGTGTTCGATTCGCTGTATCGAGTTACATTTATTGTTATACTTCCTTCATCACAAATCTGTGTCCAAATgcttcataaatatatatattgtagatctatatagtatatttcATATTCGTTCTTGTACCATAAGCCAAATGCTTTCAAATAATTTCATATATCTTAACAACTATTTTCTGACATTGACATTTTGTTTTGcgttgcttttgccttttgcttttaCTACATTGGAAGCGTCCATTGAGGGGGCTATGAAAATCAAGGGAAAATTGAGAGTCAGCTGCAAATAAGTACTTAAAGCACTAGAAAAATCACAAAGTAACCTAAtaagagtacgagtatataaagAATGTTGGTaatttgtgttgtgtgttcGGCTATCCATATGGATTAAAAAGCCctatataaaaaaatgaacATATCATTAGGGAAAGCGTTGTCGCATTCAGTTACAAATCAATTTTATGTTCTATAATTACTTTTTGTGCAGTTAAACAAGCGGGGAAATACATGTTCAGTACAGACTAAGATTTATGATTCGTGAGTTACATCAATTTATGACTGTTGGCCTGGGGGGTCATTTGCttgattattttgtttttgtcgttTTCACAAGATTGAaacacacatacgagtacatactATATAAAATATAGTTTTGAAAATCGGCTTATATAAAATCACTGgtggttttgttgtttgttgctgtttgttacTGCTGTCGCACGCGACATTACAATGTTAAATCTTCATTAACTTgatcaatttgttgttttctatAAATTTGTTAATAGTCAATTGCTAAAAGTGTCTAGAAAAATTAATATACCATTATAGTTATCATATCGAAAGCCAATTACATTCTGTAATGGTTCCGCATTTCATAATTCTTTAGATAATACTAGTGAAAAGTACAATATGACTGAAAATGTGGCATATTTCAATACAAAATTATAGATAGATCGACGagtaaatatacaaaataaaaatcaatggAGAAATGAGAAATATTGCAAATTCGTGCAGTAGATTGAATATaacgaaaattaaaaaaaatataattatataagAGATAAGTTATAAGATACGATTCAATgttcaaacatttttcaaatattcCTGTAttcattacaaaaaaaaaaaaaaaaatacatattagaaaaataaaataccacAAAGTAAAATATATAACTTAATTGTTTAGAGCAGCTAGCTAATTCAATTAATAGTTTGTGCCTAGTAATTGCTAATATTCATGATTAATTTGCATAGAGCTGAAGTATACATAACTCATTAGAAAGGTTTGACATATGCCTTCGATCAGAAGTTTCAACATTTCGCTTACAAAACTAAAGTTTACTTTTGTGTGTCATGCACATTGTCATGCTGTTCGCGCAATGGGCGCGTGTTAATATCCGATCTCTCAGCCAAAGGGCCAGTTGTGGCCGCCCTGTTGCTGATTGAACATATTCTAGGTATGTGTTGTCATCACCGGCACCTGGCAGTAGGGGCACTCGGTGACCGAGCCGGCGCAAGTATTGCAAATGGACAAGTGATTGCACGGCTCCAGGGTGACGGTGCGATTGTTCTCCTCGCACTTCATGCACTTCTTTGCATTCTCTAAATATAATACTTTGTCAACCTCCTCTAAATCGGTGCGCAGCTTTGACTGAAAGAAGATCGAAGATTATGTTAAATCATCTCACTGGGTGCGGGGGGTATCAGAGTCAAGTATATCACCTGCAATTGCTTTAATTTCTGAATGGACAAGTCTCGCAGCTCAGCCGGCAAGTTGAGTTgcatctgaaccagatcgtagcGCTCCTTCCACTCCAATGCCTCCTGCTTGGCCTTGTCGCGGTGTAGTTCGGCAATCTTCAATTTGCAGACCACATCGTCATATCGATTGCTCAGCTTGTGGATCTGGGCGTTCTTCGTAAGCAAATCGTTTGtcatgctgctgttgttctgcGACTGAAGCGATTGCAAGCTGAAAGCGTTCTTGGCCGTATTCAAGGTATTCTCGAACAAGCTGTTTCCCACCGAGCTGCTATTGATGTCGTCACGTATGGTATTCAATTCGGATATTCTGACCGATGGACTAATGGACAGGCCGTCGCCGAAGCCAGGGGACATGATGCGCGATGGGAAGAAAAGGCTGTTGTCGTTCTGTGTGGCAGCCGAGAGCGAATTGCTTAGTTTGTTGGATCCGCCGTAGTTGAATGCATCCATGGCGAAGAGATTGGCGTGATTGGTTGGACTGTAGGTGAGCGAGCTGCTGGGAATGTTGACGGCAAAGCCACCCGAGTTGAAATCTGTCcaaaattgaagaaaaacaaacccaTTCGTTAGACATTAGCCAGGCACGTTCGGCTACTTGGATTGTTTCACTTACCATTAATTGAGTTACTTAGTGTCGTATTAGGAATGTTAATTGGCGCCGAGGAACGTGTTAATAAGCTAGTATTGGCCAGACTCGACGACAGTGAGTTCTCGCGTGGATCTTCCAGTGAGCAAGCTACTTGCAAAGAGTGaagatagatacatacatttaAATTTGAGTTAAAGTTAGGCGGATTTGCGGCATTTGCTGCTTTAGCTCTCTGACATTTTGTCCACAACCAACATTTATAATAGGGAATATCTTgaatatattgtacatatttatgtctTATAGGTTCACCCCAAAATACTCACAACGACTGTCCAGGGGTCGTGagaaatttaataatttgctggaatttcttgtattttccaAAGCATCTACCAACATTTTATTGGTACTATTACCATGTTCAATGTTCAACAACTACGAAGAGAACgaaacaaagagaaaaatcGAGGAGAGCAATGAGAGAGAACGCCAAAGGTTTCTGTGTGGGATTGATTTGTTAAACAATTAGCTGATATGATCGTTAGCTGGATTAGCGCGGCTGTTGTAATGTTGTTGGTAATGTTGGGGTAGTATGGGAGGATTAGACGATTACatacacatagatacacaggATATGCATGAATGGGTTTGGTTTTTTACTGGTTGGTTAACTGGTTACTGGTAATACGTACATTATCGCCCAAATGGTGCACATCCCGTGGCTGTAAGTCGGGCAAGGCGTTGGAAATGAGGTCACGAAGCGAAAGTTCATGTTCCCACGTCTTCTCATCGGCCATTACACAAACTTGTTTTGGGTGGAGTGGTGGGAGTTATGGAGAAGCGACACAGAGCAGCACAGCGGCAAAGCGAATATTGATTGATGCATTGATATTTTGaggggtttttgttttttagcaGTTTAAGAGTTTTTTTTGGATTCGCGATTCGGATGGTGCGAAGCAAGTAAAAGACAAACAGAACATTAATTCAAAGGTATAAAAATATCTGTATCCCTATGATGGGCCCTACAGAATCTGGTTGTGGAGAACAGCGCCGAAAGCTTTGGAAACTACAGAAAATGCCATTCGAGGATCGCAACTTACGTTCGACATGGGCAAAGGCGCAGAATACGCTGCGTGGACAGTAGCCGGCCTGTTGTACATCGTTGCATTTGGTGGACTTGTATATCTCCGGATGGAACTGCTGTTCAGTGCGTGTGTGACAGTACTGGCAATTGTCGCCGGCCTCGCAATTTCCCGGCTCGCCCCATTCCTCGCCGTGCTTCACATTGGGGCAAGGTGTTGATCTGCAGAAATGGAAAGACGTTAGATAGGAGTATTGGTTGGTATTGGGTTGACTCACCTGTATTTGAACTTCCTGGGCGAACGACGCTTGTCCTTGCTGTTGTGATACTGTGGACAGGCATAGCCTTGTCGGCACAGGCGTGGCGGACGCTTGCATGGCTCCGTCTTGTAGTTGGCCAGCACATAGTTGGTGTCCTGCCACTTGGGATCTTCGTTCATCAAGTTGCGCTCCTTGTCCAGGGCATTCAGGGCATTGGTGCTGTCGAGGGTAATTTCCGCATTCTGCAAGGTCTCCAGCTCCTTGATGTCGTACACGGGTGGCCGCTGATCCTGCATTCCATGGGCAAAGGCGCAGTGCAGGCCATTCTTGACGCAGTACCCCCGGCTGTCCGTGTCATGGACACACATACATGTCTTGTAGTAACGCAAGTGGTAGCGTCGCTCGGTGTCGCCAGCGGTGCGGTGCAGGAAGGGGCATCTGTGGATACGAGAGGGGAATTTAGTGACGTGCGCTCGGGTCcgggctaaaaataaccaCGCAGCTGTTTCCCCTCCTTTGCGTGGGTACAGGAGAAAGAAGCAGGAGAAAGCGCACACATATCAAGTCTGGGTCACAATGGCTGTTGTGCGCAGAAATTGTAATTGCGTATTATTCTTTGCCAAAGTGTGTTCATACAGGGTAAGGAGTTCCCAGGAAACGCACTCTTGATGGTAGCATACTATGGGAAACATATATGCACTTCAAATATCGAGAGTTTAGCACCCCATTATGCATACACCTTGCGCCCAACGCTTGCTATCTCGCTCTCAAAGCTTCAACAAAAACTCGCCCTCACAATAACTGTACATTTTCAAGCTGCCGGggaaaatcaaaataaaacgaaGAAAACACGCAAAAGCGAAACGCAATAACAACAATGACGCACACTTGTAGCAGTTGTGTTGTccgtatgcatgtgtgtgagtgcgtcTGTGTGAGTGTCGGAGCAACAACCACCGCACAAGATACATTAAACTTGAGGTAAGGCAGACCAGAGTCACGCTCTCTCGCGCACACATTTTTTCACACACATATTGAAACACGCCTCACCATCTACATAATATACCTtgccagcaccaccaccaagtccaggcagcagcatccgGCGGAGAGACACAGCCCACAGGCCGATTAGAACTTCCCCTTCGCTCGCACAATTGCTGAAATCACTTTCACTTTTGTGGGCGACAGTGGCCTCGTCGTAGGTTACGCCTACCctactcactcacacacacatgcacgctcgagcagatacacacacacgcattcGAATTTCACTTTTTGCTAGACGCTACGTTCCCCCCACACACCCGCACCCaactttttgtttgtaaacaCGAAGACaagagatacacacacacgaaagaaGCACAAAGAGTAAACGAAAAAATACTACGTCGTTTCGCTGGCGTTGTCTCATCCCCAgattctggtgctgctggttcCCAGAGGCGACGCAATTTGTAATGCCCAGGATACTTACTCGTCGCCTTCGGGACAGATGCCTGTGGTCTCATCGTATTTGGTGCAATAATTATCCGCACTGTAGTTGAAGGTGCCGTCGCGTTTACGGACGGGTCGCCGACGCCGCTGATTTTGAAAATGCCAATTAAAACATATGAACGGACGATGCTGATTGCATTTGTGCTGCAGGAACGACTGGCACTGCTCCACGCGGAACTCCTTCAGGTAGCTGCACAAGTAAAACAATTGCTTAGCTCAGTTTCCACACTTTAAGGATAATTGGGT contains:
- the unk gene encoding RING finger protein unkempt isoform X1, whose product is MANDTSKLLLSSQQEKPNHYTYLKEFRVEQCQSFLQHKCNQHRPFICFNWHFQNQRRRRPVRKRDGTFNYSADNYCTKYDETTGICPEGDECPFLHRTAGDTERRYHLRYYKTCMCVHDTDSRGYCVKNGLHCAFAHGMQDQRPPVYDIKELETLQNAEITLDSTNALNALDKERNLMNEDPKWQDTNYVLANYKTEPCKRPPRLCRQGYACPQYHNSKDKRRSPRKFKYRSTPCPNVKHGEEWGEPGNCEAGDNCQYCHTRTEQQFHPEIYKSTKCNDVQQAGYCPRSVFCAFAHVELCVMADEKTWEHELSLRDLISNALPDLQPRDVHHLGDNLLNIEHGNSTNKMLVDALENTRNSSKLLNFSRPLDSRLACSLEDPRENSLSSSLANTSLLTRSSAPINIPNTTLSNSINDFNSGGFAVNIPSSSLTYSPTNHANLFAMDAFNYGGSNKLSNSLSAATQNDNSLFFPSRIMSPGFGDGLSISPSVRISELNTIRDDINSSSVGNSLFENTLNTAKNAFSLQSLQSQNNSSMTNDLLTKNAQIHKLSNRYDDVVCKLKIAELHRDKAKQEALEWKERYDLVQMQLNLPAELRDLSIQKLKQLQSKLRTDLEEVDKVLYLENAKKCMKCEENNRTVTLEPCNHLSICNTCAGSVTECPYCQVPVMTTHT
- the unk gene encoding RING finger protein unkempt isoform X3, which gives rise to MANDTSKLLLSSQQEKPNHYTYLKEFRVEQCQSFLQHKCNQHRPFICFNWHFQNQRRRRPVRKRDGTFNYSADNYCTKYDETTGICPEGDECPFLHRTAGDTERRYHLRYYKTCMCVHDTDSRGYCVKNGLHCAFAHGMQDQRPPVYDIKELETLQNAEITLDSTNALNALDKERNLMNEDPKWQDTNYVLANYKTEPCKRPPRLCRQGYACPQYHNSKDKRRSPRKFKYRSTPCPNVKHGEEWGEPGNCEAGDNCQYCHTRTEQQFHPEIYKSTKCNDVQQAGYCPRSVFCAFAHVELACSLEDPRENSLSSSLANTSLLTRSSAPINIPNTTLSNSINDFNSGGFAVNIPSSSLTYSPTNHANLFAMDAFNYGGSNKLSNSLSAATQNDNSLFFPSRIMSPGFGDGLSISPSVRISELNTIRDDINSSSVGNSLFENTLNTAKNAFSLQSLQSQNNSSMTNDLLTKNAQIHKLSNRYDDVVCKLKIAELHRDKAKQEALEWKERYDLVQMQLNLPAELRDLSIQKLKQLQSKLRTDLEEVDKVLYLENAKKCMKCEENNRTVTLEPCNHLSICNTCAGSVTECPYCQVPVMTTHT
- the unk gene encoding RING finger protein unkempt isoform X4, translated to MANDTSKLLLSSQQEKPNHYTYLKEFRVEQCQSFLQHKCNQHRPFICFNWHFQNQRRRRPVRKRDGTFNYSADNYCTKYDETTGICPEGDECPFLHRTAGDTERRYHLRYYKTCMCVHDTDSRGYCVKNGLHCAFAHGMQDQRPPVYDIKELETLQNAEITLDSTNALNALDKERNLMNEDPKWQDTNYVLANYKTEPCKRPPRLCRQGYACPQYHNSKDKRRSPRKFKYRSTPCPNVKHGEEWGEPGNCEAGDNCQYCHTRTEQQFHPEIYKSTKCNDVQQAGYCPRSVFCAFAHVEPCSLEDPRENSLSSSLANTSLLTRSSAPINIPNTTLSNSINDFNSGGFAVNIPSSSLTYSPTNHANLFAMDAFNYGGSNKLSNSLSAATQNDNSLFFPSRIMSPGFGDGLSISPSVRISELNTIRDDINSSSVGNSLFENTLNTAKNAFSLQSLQSQNNSSMTNDLLTKNAQIHKLSNRYDDVVCKLKIAELHRDKAKQEALEWKERYDLVQMQLNLPAELRDLSIQKLKQLQSKLRTDLEEVDKVLYLENAKKCMKCEENNRTVTLEPCNHLSICNTCAGSVTECPYCQVPVMTTHT
- the unk gene encoding RING finger protein unkempt isoform X2; this encodes MANDTSKLLLSSQQEKPNHYTYLKEFRVEQCQSFLQHKCNQHRPFICFNWHFQNQRRRRPVRKRDGTFNYSADNYCTKYDETTGICPEGDECPFLHRTAGDTERRYHLRYYKTCMCVHDTDSRGYCVKNGLHCAFAHGMQDQRPPVYDIKELETLQNAEITLDSTNALNALDKERNLMNEDPKWQDTNYVLANYKTEPCKRPPRLCRQGYACPQYHNSKDKRRSPRKFKYRSTPCPNVKHGEEWGEPGNCEAGDNCQYCHTRTEQQFHPEIYKSTKCNDVQQAGYCPRSVFCAFAHVELCVMADEKTWEHELSLRDLISNALPDLQPRDVHHLGDNLLNIEHGNSTNKMLVDALENTRNSSKLLNFSRPLDSRSCSLEDPRENSLSSSLANTSLLTRSSAPINIPNTTLSNSINDFNSGGFAVNIPSSSLTYSPTNHANLFAMDAFNYGGSNKLSNSLSAATQNDNSLFFPSRIMSPGFGDGLSISPSVRISELNTIRDDINSSSVGNSLFENTLNTAKNAFSLQSLQSQNNSSMTNDLLTKNAQIHKLSNRYDDVVCKLKIAELHRDKAKQEALEWKERYDLVQMQLNLPAELRDLSIQKLKQLQSKLRTDLEEVDKVLYLENAKKCMKCEENNRTVTLEPCNHLSICNTCAGSVTECPYCQVPVMTTHT
- the unk gene encoding RING finger protein unkempt isoform X6, which translates into the protein MYNRPATVHAAYSAPLPMSNLLNIEHGNSTNKMLVDALENTRNSSKLLNFSRPLDSRSCSLEDPRENSLSSSLANTSLLTRSSAPINIPNTTLSNSINDFNSGGFAVNIPSSSLTYSPTNHANLFAMDAFNYGGSNKLSNSLSAATQNDNSLFFPSRIMSPGFGDGLSISPSVRISELNTIRDDINSSSVGNSLFENTLNTAKNAFSLQSLQSQNNSSMTNDLLTKNAQIHKLSNRYDDVVCKLKIAELHRDKAKQEALEWKERYDLVQMQLNLPAELRDLSIQKLKQLQSKLRTDLEEVDKVLYLENAKKCMKCEENNRTVTLEPCNHLSICNTCAGSVTECPYCQVPVMTTHT
- the unk gene encoding RING finger protein unkempt isoform X5 — its product is MYNRPATVHAAYSAPLPMSNLLNIEHGNSTNKMLVDALENTRNSSKLLNFSRPLDSRLACSLEDPRENSLSSSLANTSLLTRSSAPINIPNTTLSNSINDFNSGGFAVNIPSSSLTYSPTNHANLFAMDAFNYGGSNKLSNSLSAATQNDNSLFFPSRIMSPGFGDGLSISPSVRISELNTIRDDINSSSVGNSLFENTLNTAKNAFSLQSLQSQNNSSMTNDLLTKNAQIHKLSNRYDDVVCKLKIAELHRDKAKQEALEWKERYDLVQMQLNLPAELRDLSIQKLKQLQSKLRTDLEEVDKVLYLENAKKCMKCEENNRTVTLEPCNHLSICNTCAGSVTECPYCQVPVMTTHT